The sequence TTTTTAATATATCAAGGCAAGTTATTGTACAGGATATTGCACTTTTAAGGGCCCAAGGAGAGGATGTTATTGCAACTCCACAAGGTTATATGATTCCCGTAAAAAAAGATAATAGAATAACAAAGCGAATTGTTTGTAAGCATGAAGGATATAATGCTATTGAAGAAGAACTTCAAATTATGATAGATTATGGTGCAACAATAATTGATGTAATAGTAGAACATCCACTATATGGAGAAATAACTAGTGTACTTAACATAAATCATAAAAGAGATCTAGAGAACTTTATTAATACAATTACTAAAAAGAAAGCAGAACCCCTTGCTACATTAACAGATGGTATTCATATTCATACTATAGAAGTTGCTAATGAAGAAATCTTTCAAGAGTTAAAAAAAGCATTAAATAAAAAAGGATACTTGATTAATGACTAACAATATGTTATATTTTTATAGACAGGTGACAAGACAGCAGTAAATACATGTGATACAATTTATTGATTAAGTCACTAATAATCTATTAGATGAAATTACATTTTCATATTGGAGGAGTGCAGATGAAGATTAATGACAGGCAAGTATCGCTAAAAGATTATATTACGAAGGCGCTTAACGGTATGGCCCTTGGACTTTTCTCTTCTTTAATTATTGGACTTATTTTAAAGCAAATTGGAGAATTGGCTAATGTCCAAATTTTAGTATCTTTTGGTCAGGTTGCACAATTTTTAATGGGACCAGCTATAGGAGCTGGAGTAGCTTATTCTATTGGAGCACCTCCATTAGCAATATTTGCATCATTAATAACTGGAGCTATAGGTGGAAATACAATTTTTTTAACTGAGGTAGGTTCATATAGTATTAAAACTGGAGAGCCAGTAGGTGCATTTGTAGCAGCACTAATTGGAGCTGAGATTGTAAAGTGGATTGCAGGCAAAACAAAGGTAGATATTGTACTAATTCCAGCTGCTACAATCGTAATAGGAGGATTAGCGGGTAATTTTATAGCACCTAGTGTTACAATAATGATGACATTCTTAGGAAGATTAATTAATGATGTAACTGTGCTTCATCCAATACCTATGGGTATATTGTTAGCTGTATTAATGGGAATGATATTAACTCTTCCTATAAGTAGTGCAGCTTTAGCTATTTCATTAGGACTAAATGGTTTAGCTGCAGGAGCTGCTGTAGTAGGTTGTTCTACTCAAATGATAGGTTTTGCTGTGGCGAGCTATAAAGAAAATGGTATAGGTGGTCTTATTGCACAAGGATTAGGTACAAGTATGCTTCAAGTACCTAATATTATTAGAAATCCATTAATATGGATACCTCCAACCTTAGCTAGTGCATTTTTAGGTCCTTTAGCAACGACTATAATTAGAATGGAAAATAATAGTATTGGTGCGGGAATGGGTACAAGTGGATTAGTAGGTCAGTTTGGGGCATTTGTTACTATGGTTACTCAAAATGGTGAAACAGCTTCAATTGTGCTGATTAAAATAGCGTTGCTCCATTTTATTTTACCTGCTTTGCTAACTCTTTTTATTTCATTATTTATGAGAAAGCAAGGTTGGATTAAAGAAGGGGATATGAAGTTAAGTCAATAAAACATAATTAAAGCAATTAAGAATTGCTCTAACAACCAGTTCTTAATTGCTTTAATTGTTCTAAAGACATATTATCTAAATAATAGGACTTTCTAGCGAATTCTTGCCTAGTAATAACATTCTTTTCTATTAAAAGCTCTATTAATGTAGCTATTGCTAATGTGTTTCTATAGTCAATTTCTTTTAAATCTCCTATTTGACCTACTAAATTAACTTGATTCATTAAAATTCCCCCCTTATAATTCCAAAGTATGTATTAATGATCTATTTGAATTATAGCCTAATAAGATTAAAATATACAAAATGCTTGTACAATGAAACCTAAAATGTATAATTTTTTGAAGATATTCATAAAATAAATATAATTTTAAAATATGACTTGAAGTTTTTATATAATTATGATAATATACACTTCAACAATATATTTATAATACGAAGAAGAGAAATAGTAGGCAAGTAGCTTCTTAAGAGAGTCGATGGATGGTGTGAATCGATGGGGCGAGTTGTTGAATCCATCTCTGAGTGTTCTACTGAAAAATAAGTAGGTGGAAACGGCTAGCATACGTTACAATGCTTTAAGGTGGATTAGTATAGCTAATCAACTAGGGTGGCAACGCGGAGTTAAGTCTTTCGTCCCTTTTATTAGGGATGGAGGGCTTTTTTTAATGTATAAATAAAGAGGAGGTAGTAATGTGTTAGATATTAGAAGAATACGAACAAACCTAGATGAAATTAAAGTAGCTATGGCTAGAAGAGGAGAAAAAGATTTTAGCTTAGATGAAGTTGTTGAGCTGGATGAGCAAAGGAGAGTCTTGCTTCAACAGGTAGAGAATATGAAAAATGAGCAGAATACAGTATCTAAGGAAATTCCCAGACTAAAGAAAGAAGGAAAAGATGTTACAGAAGTAATGGCAAAAATGAAAGATCTGTCAGCACAAATTAAGGAGTTAGATGGACAGGTTAAAGAAGTAGAGGATAAGCTAGAATATGCCCTACTTAGAATACCTAATGTACCTCATCCAGATGTACCACAAGGAGAAACTGACGATGATAATATTGAAATAAGAACATGGTCAAATCCGACTAAATTTGATTTCGAGCCAAAGGCACATTGGGATATAGCTACAAGCCTTAATATTATTGATTTTGAGGCCGCTTCAAAGATAACAGGAGCAAGATTTGCGTTATACAGAGGGGTGGGTGCAAGGCTAGAAAGAGCTTTAATTAACTTTATGCTAGATTTGCACACTGGCGAGCATGGATATACTGAAGTTTTACCTCCATTTATGGTAAATAGAAATAGTATGACTGGTACGGGACAATTACCTAAATTTGAAGATGATGCTTTTAAAATACCACAAAAAGATTATTTCTTAGTGCCTACAGCAGAGGTTCCTGTTACTAATATGCATAGGGATGACATTATTGAGGAACAGAAGTTACCGTTATATTACGTAGCGTACACTCCTTGTTTCCGTTCTGAAGCAGGTTCAGCTGGTCGGGACACTAGAGGATTAATTAGACAACATCAATTTAACAAGGTAGAGCTTGTTAAGTTTGTTAAGCCGGAAGAATCTTATAAAGAACTTGAAAAGCTAACAAACAATGCAGAGAAGGTATTACAGTTGTTAGGAATACCTTATAGGGTAGTGAAGATATGTACTGGAGATTTAGGTTTTACTGCAGCATTTAAATATGATATTGAAGTATGGATGCCAAGCTATAATCGTTATGTAGAGATTTCTTCTTGTAGTAACTTTGAAGACTTTCAAGCAAGAAGAGCTAATATTAGATTCCGTCCTGAAGAAAAGGGTAAGGTAGAATTTGTTCATACATTAAATGGATCTGGGCTTGCCGTTGGTAGAACAGTAGCTGCCATATTAGAAAATTTTCAAGATGATGAAGGAAATGTAGTTATACCTGAAGTGTTAAGGGGTTACATGGGAGGAATTGGAGTTATCTCTAAATAATAAAATAGTATAATTTTAGGTAGGCAGTGTATATAGATTCTTATATATACTGCTTATTTATGTATAATAGAAGTATAATTAAATGGTTAAAATATTAATGGTAACTATTAGAAATGTGAACTATTTGGAGGTTAAAAATGAAAAAGAAAAAAGTTGATAAATTCATTTTAGAAAGAAGCTTTAATTATAATTATGAAGAAGATGTTTATGATAGATTAAAATCTATAGAAAACAATAGGAATGACTTTTATACAAATAGATCAAAGATGAAAAGACCTGAATATGATTATGAAGAAGATGCCTATGAGCCGGAAATAGAAGAATAGATTTTATAGATATTCTGGTTTAAATTAAACTATATTGGGAAATCTTAATAGAGGAAGGTAAAATATAAAAAATAAAATAATTTTTAAATAATA is a genomic window of Alkaliphilus flagellatus containing:
- a CDS encoding transcription repressor NadR; amino-acid sequence: MTSTERRNAIINKLKNNLGPIKGTDLAKFFNISRQVIVQDIALLRAQGEDVIATPQGYMIPVKKDNRITKRIVCKHEGYNAIEEELQIMIDYGATIIDVIVEHPLYGEITSVLNINHKRDLENFINTITKKKAEPLATLTDGIHIHTIEVANEEIFQELKKALNKKGYLIND
- a CDS encoding PTS transporter subunit IIC; protein product: MKINDRQVSLKDYITKALNGMALGLFSSLIIGLILKQIGELANVQILVSFGQVAQFLMGPAIGAGVAYSIGAPPLAIFASLITGAIGGNTIFLTEVGSYSIKTGEPVGAFVAALIGAEIVKWIAGKTKVDIVLIPAATIVIGGLAGNFIAPSVTIMMTFLGRLINDVTVLHPIPMGILLAVLMGMILTLPISSAALAISLGLNGLAAGAAVVGCSTQMIGFAVASYKENGIGGLIAQGLGTSMLQVPNIIRNPLIWIPPTLASAFLGPLATTIIRMENNSIGAGMGTSGLVGQFGAFVTMVTQNGETASIVLIKIALLHFILPALLTLFISLFMRKQGWIKEGDMKLSQ
- the serS gene encoding serine--tRNA ligase — protein: MLDIRRIRTNLDEIKVAMARRGEKDFSLDEVVELDEQRRVLLQQVENMKNEQNTVSKEIPRLKKEGKDVTEVMAKMKDLSAQIKELDGQVKEVEDKLEYALLRIPNVPHPDVPQGETDDDNIEIRTWSNPTKFDFEPKAHWDIATSLNIIDFEAASKITGARFALYRGVGARLERALINFMLDLHTGEHGYTEVLPPFMVNRNSMTGTGQLPKFEDDAFKIPQKDYFLVPTAEVPVTNMHRDDIIEEQKLPLYYVAYTPCFRSEAGSAGRDTRGLIRQHQFNKVELVKFVKPEESYKELEKLTNNAEKVLQLLGIPYRVVKICTGDLGFTAAFKYDIEVWMPSYNRYVEISSCSNFEDFQARRANIRFRPEEKGKVEFVHTLNGSGLAVGRTVAAILENFQDDEGNVVIPEVLRGYMGGIGVISK